A genomic stretch from Microbacterium proteolyticum includes:
- a CDS encoding TlyA family RNA methyltransferase has product MSARLDAELAARGLARSRSHASQLIAAGLVSIDGRAVVKPSVQVDESSTIEVAGADHYVSRGAHKLLAALDDFPLEVEGRVALDLGASTGGFTQVLRERGARPVLAVDVGHGQLSTVVASDPDVVSVEGYNVRFMTADSLAAATGIAERPRVVTGDLSFISLTHVLPAVIDTATPDADVVLLIKPQFEVGRTAVKGGLVTDPALRSDAVHGVLWAAWDVGLRTAGLIASPIVGTHGNQEYVAWFSAVHGSDPSEWESTVTRLTGSR; this is encoded by the coding sequence GTGAGCGCCCGCCTCGACGCGGAGCTCGCCGCCCGCGGTCTCGCGCGGAGCCGCTCGCACGCCAGCCAGCTCATCGCGGCGGGTCTCGTGAGCATCGACGGTCGAGCGGTGGTCAAACCGTCCGTGCAGGTGGATGAGTCCAGCACGATCGAGGTGGCCGGAGCCGACCACTACGTCAGCCGTGGCGCGCACAAGCTGCTGGCGGCCCTGGATGACTTCCCCCTCGAGGTCGAGGGGCGGGTGGCGCTCGACCTCGGCGCCTCGACGGGCGGATTCACGCAGGTGCTACGCGAACGGGGAGCGCGCCCGGTCCTCGCCGTCGACGTGGGGCACGGACAGTTGTCCACCGTCGTGGCATCCGATCCCGACGTGGTGTCGGTGGAGGGGTATAACGTGCGGTTCATGACCGCCGACTCCCTGGCTGCCGCGACGGGCATCGCCGAGCGCCCGCGGGTCGTGACGGGCGACCTGTCGTTCATCTCCCTGACCCACGTGCTGCCCGCGGTGATCGACACCGCGACGCCGGACGCCGACGTCGTGCTGCTCATCAAGCCGCAGTTCGAGGTCGGTCGCACCGCGGTGAAGGGCGGCCTGGTCACCGACCCGGCTCTGCGCTCCGACGCCGTGCACGGGGTGCTGTGGGCCGCGTGGGACGTGGGCCTGCGCACCGCCGGACTGATCGCGTCGCCGATCGTGGGAACCCACGGCAACCAGGAGTACGTCGCGTGGTTCTCGGCCGTCCACGGCAGCGACCCCTCAGAATGGGAGAGCACCGTGACCCGACTGACCGGAAGCCGATGA
- the recN gene encoding DNA repair protein RecN → MIEEMRLRDLGVIADATLPIGRGFTAITGETGAGKTMVVTGLGLLLGQRADSGAVRSGAAQAAVEGVWLVPEDGPVAARVREAGGDVEPVGGGTAELYLGRTVSSEGRGRATVGGRTAPAGVLADLADDLVVVHGQSDQLRLKSSSAQRDALDRFGGEPVAAARAAYRSAWDDWRALDAELSTLTHDRTDRAREAEQLRAAIAEIEAVAPVAGEDEELARRAERLANAEELRLAAVTAHAALSSDDGTPDVVTLLAEARRALERIASSDAALAVIGEQVADLGYRATDAAVALSGYLADLDESGPHELAAVDERRGVLAGLVRSHGSVDAAIALLQTGSARLVELDDDDDRLDRLQTQRDAAAVELDARAEALTAARREAAARLGAAVTEELHALALPDARLTVEVAAAAPAGHGRDEVSILLAPHPGADPRPVSRGASGGELSRVMLAIEVVIAGVDPVPTFVFDEVDAGIGGAAAIEVGRRLARLAESSQVIAVTHLAQVAAFAGNHLTVVKGNDGAVTASSVRRLDGAEREAEMARLLSGLSDSDAALTHARELLETGRATG, encoded by the coding sequence GTGATCGAGGAGATGCGCTTGCGCGATCTCGGCGTCATCGCCGACGCCACCCTCCCCATCGGCCGCGGGTTCACCGCGATCACGGGGGAGACCGGCGCCGGTAAGACCATGGTCGTCACCGGCCTCGGACTGCTGCTCGGCCAACGCGCCGACTCCGGCGCGGTGCGCTCGGGCGCAGCGCAAGCCGCGGTCGAGGGCGTCTGGCTCGTGCCCGAGGACGGCCCGGTGGCGGCGCGCGTCCGCGAAGCGGGGGGAGACGTCGAACCGGTGGGCGGCGGTACCGCCGAGCTCTACCTCGGGCGGACGGTCTCGAGCGAAGGGCGCGGTCGCGCCACCGTCGGCGGTCGCACCGCTCCGGCCGGAGTGCTCGCCGATCTCGCCGACGACCTCGTCGTCGTGCACGGGCAGTCCGACCAACTCCGGTTGAAGTCGTCATCGGCTCAGCGCGACGCCCTCGATCGTTTCGGCGGAGAGCCGGTCGCCGCGGCGCGGGCGGCGTACCGCTCGGCCTGGGACGACTGGCGGGCTCTGGATGCCGAGCTGTCGACGCTGACGCATGACCGCACGGACCGCGCGCGCGAGGCCGAGCAGCTGCGCGCGGCGATCGCCGAGATCGAGGCCGTCGCCCCGGTCGCGGGGGAGGACGAGGAGCTCGCCCGGCGCGCGGAGCGACTCGCGAACGCCGAAGAGCTGCGGCTCGCCGCCGTCACCGCCCACGCGGCGCTGTCGAGCGACGACGGCACGCCCGACGTCGTGACGCTGCTGGCGGAGGCGCGGCGGGCCCTGGAGCGCATCGCGAGCAGCGACGCCGCGCTGGCGGTGATCGGCGAGCAGGTGGCCGACCTCGGATACCGCGCGACGGATGCCGCGGTCGCGCTGTCGGGTTACCTCGCCGATCTCGACGAGTCGGGTCCGCACGAGCTGGCGGCGGTCGACGAGCGCCGCGGCGTGCTGGCCGGGCTCGTGCGCTCCCACGGTTCCGTGGATGCCGCGATCGCGTTGCTGCAGACGGGATCGGCGCGACTGGTCGAACTCGACGACGACGACGACCGACTCGACCGGCTCCAGACGCAGCGCGACGCCGCCGCCGTCGAGCTCGACGCGCGCGCGGAGGCGCTCACCGCCGCGCGCCGGGAGGCCGCCGCGCGGCTGGGTGCCGCGGTGACCGAGGAGCTGCACGCCCTCGCCTTGCCCGACGCGCGCCTGACGGTCGAGGTGGCCGCTGCCGCCCCCGCCGGGCACGGCCGCGACGAGGTCTCGATCCTGCTGGCGCCGCATCCCGGCGCCGACCCGCGCCCGGTGTCGCGCGGGGCCTCGGGCGGAGAGCTGAGCCGCGTGATGCTGGCGATCGAGGTGGTCATCGCCGGCGTCGATCCGGTGCCCACGTTCGTGTTCGACGAAGTCGATGCGGGAATCGGCGGGGCCGCGGCGATCGAGGTCGGTCGGCGCCTGGCGCGACTCGCGGAGTCGTCTCAGGTCATCGCCGTGACGCACCTCGCGCAGGTCGCCGCCTTCGCCGGCAACCATCTGACCGTGGTGAAGGGCAATGACGGCGCGGTCACGGCATCCAGTGTCCGCCGGCTCGACGGCGCGGAGCGCGAAGCCGAGATGGCGCGACTGCTCTCGGGCCTGAGCGACTCGGACGCCGCGCTCACCCACGCGCGCGAACTGCTCGAGACGGGCCGCGCCACGGGGTGA
- a CDS encoding NAD kinase: MTPSDRRILLVVHARRDDTVQAAERILTAVHAAGAVAVVSADDRPELAERLSLAGVETLGVDVSVDDVELAIVLGGDGTILRAAEMVRGSTAPILGINMGHVGFLAEIERDDMDDAVRRVIARDYTVEERLALAVKVQDADDRVIYETWALNEATVEKASRERMLEVVMAVDGRPLSSFGCDGVVIATPTGSTAYNFSAGGPVVWPTVEAIAVVPLSAHALFARPLVVGPDASVAVEVLERTSGSGILWCDGRRSHELPPGARVVVRRSSRPVRLARLHPAVFTDRLVRKFRLPVTGWRGMPGGAA, translated from the coding sequence ATGACCCCCAGCGATCGCCGAATCCTCCTCGTCGTCCACGCGCGCCGTGACGACACCGTCCAGGCCGCCGAGCGCATTCTCACCGCCGTGCACGCAGCCGGTGCGGTGGCTGTCGTCTCCGCAGACGACAGGCCGGAACTCGCCGAGCGATTGTCGCTCGCGGGCGTCGAGACCCTCGGCGTCGACGTGAGCGTCGACGATGTGGAGCTCGCGATCGTCCTCGGCGGTGACGGCACCATCCTGCGCGCCGCCGAGATGGTGCGGGGGAGCACGGCGCCGATCCTGGGCATCAACATGGGACACGTGGGCTTCCTCGCCGAGATCGAGCGCGACGACATGGACGACGCCGTCCGCCGCGTCATCGCCCGGGACTACACCGTCGAGGAGCGCCTCGCCCTCGCGGTGAAAGTCCAGGATGCCGACGACCGTGTCATCTACGAGACCTGGGCGTTGAACGAGGCCACCGTCGAGAAAGCCAGCCGAGAGCGGATGCTCGAGGTCGTCATGGCGGTCGACGGGCGCCCCCTGTCGTCGTTCGGGTGCGACGGCGTCGTCATCGCGACCCCGACGGGGTCCACCGCCTACAACTTCTCCGCCGGCGGACCGGTCGTCTGGCCCACGGTGGAGGCGATCGCCGTCGTCCCGCTGTCGGCGCATGCGCTGTTCGCGCGCCCCCTGGTCGTCGGGCCGGATGCGAGCGTCGCCGTCGAGGTGCTCGAGCGCACGAGCGGCAGCGGCATCCTGTGGTGCGACGGTCGGCGCTCGCACGAGCTGCCGCCGGGGGCGCGCGTGGTCGTGCGGCGCTCCTCGCGTCCGGTGCGGCTCGCCCGTCTGCATCCCGCCGTCTTCACCGATCGCTTGGTCCGCAAGTTCCGCCTGCCCGTCACGGGTTGGCGCGGGATGCCGGGGGGTGCGGCGTGA
- a CDS encoding helix-turn-helix domain-containing protein, with amino-acid sequence MKLEHLRRFAALAEELHFPRAADKLGIPLPSLYTTLDKLEEEVGQPLVQRTPPTRLLPAGALLLEEAHRRIADAPAPTPTQKAPGGGKAKASKGKGRAPIVKGQPKPYKKRQGR; translated from the coding sequence ATGAAGCTCGAGCACCTGCGCCGGTTCGCCGCCCTCGCCGAGGAGCTGCACTTTCCTCGCGCGGCCGACAAGCTCGGCATCCCGCTGCCCTCGCTGTACACGACGCTCGACAAGCTCGAGGAGGAAGTGGGACAACCGCTCGTTCAGCGCACCCCGCCGACGCGTCTGCTGCCGGCGGGTGCGCTGCTGCTCGAGGAGGCCCACCGCCGCATCGCCGACGCCCCGGCGCCCACGCCGACGCAGAAGGCGCCCGGCGGCGGCAAGGCGAAAGCCTCGAAGGGCAAGGGCCGCGCCCCGATCGTGAAGGGTCAGCCCAAGCCCTACAAGAAGCGCCAGGGCCGCTGA
- a CDS encoding NUDIX domain-containing protein, with amino-acid sequence MEELRDEPVELEILSSELVYEGAVWDVRSDTVRYGATEMTRQYVEHPGAAAVVAIDDDERVVLIQQYRHPIKERDWEIPAGLLDVVGEPPLETAKRELTEEADLEADHWQHLVSMHTTPGGNDEVVHLFLARGLHSVETDYEREHEESDMRLERVPLADVIDGVLSGRLRNGILATGALAAAEVLRREAAAR; translated from the coding sequence GTGGAGGAGCTGCGCGACGAGCCCGTCGAGCTCGAGATCCTCTCGAGCGAGCTGGTGTACGAGGGTGCGGTGTGGGACGTACGCAGCGACACGGTCCGCTACGGCGCGACCGAGATGACCCGCCAGTACGTCGAGCACCCGGGCGCCGCGGCGGTCGTCGCGATCGACGACGACGAACGCGTCGTGCTCATCCAGCAGTACCGGCACCCGATCAAGGAGCGCGACTGGGAGATCCCGGCCGGCCTGCTCGACGTCGTCGGTGAACCGCCCCTCGAGACGGCGAAGCGGGAGTTGACCGAAGAGGCCGACCTCGAGGCCGACCACTGGCAGCACCTCGTCTCGATGCACACCACCCCCGGGGGCAACGACGAGGTCGTGCACCTCTTCCTCGCGCGCGGGCTGCATTCGGTCGAGACCGACTACGAGCGCGAGCACGAGGAGTCCGACATGCGCCTGGAGCGGGTGCCGCTCGCCGACGTCATCGACGGAGTGCTGTCGGGGCGCCTGCGCAACGGCATCCTGGCCACCGGCGCGCTCGCCGCCGCCGAGGTGCTGCGCCGCGAGGCAGCCGCCCGCTGA
- the xerD gene encoding site-specific tyrosine recombinase XerD produces the protein MDLERAVETYLRHVALERGLSDHTVSAYRRDLSVYGEWLGARGVSQVEAVTPELIAEFAAERASAIPPPASSSLARLQSSVRGLHRFLVREGRVDADPSGRLRPPKAPRRLPKALTIAQVDDLLSAAGPAPGSSDASAAEPAAVRDRALLELLYATGARVSEIVQLDVDDTVHGDLLRVRGKGDKERIVPVGSYARAAVEAYLTRVRPALAAKGRATPRLFLGMRGAPLSRQSAWLVIQAAAERAGLTSHVSPHTLRHSFATHLLQGGADVRVVQELLGHASVATTQIYTHVTVDALRDVYATAHPRAR, from the coding sequence GTGGACCTCGAGCGCGCGGTCGAGACCTACCTCCGGCACGTCGCGCTCGAGCGCGGGCTCTCCGACCACACCGTCTCGGCGTACCGCCGCGACCTCTCGGTGTACGGCGAGTGGCTCGGCGCGCGGGGCGTCTCTCAGGTGGAGGCCGTGACGCCGGAGCTGATCGCCGAGTTCGCGGCGGAGCGCGCATCGGCGATTCCGCCCCCGGCGTCCTCCTCGCTCGCGCGGCTGCAGTCGTCGGTGCGGGGGCTTCATCGCTTCCTCGTGCGCGAGGGGCGCGTGGATGCCGACCCGAGCGGTCGGCTGCGCCCGCCCAAGGCCCCGCGCCGGCTGCCGAAGGCGTTGACGATCGCGCAGGTGGACGATCTGCTGAGCGCCGCGGGACCGGCCCCGGGGTCGTCCGACGCGTCGGCCGCGGAGCCCGCCGCCGTGCGTGACCGTGCCCTTCTCGAGTTGCTGTACGCGACCGGGGCACGCGTGTCGGAGATCGTGCAGCTCGATGTCGACGACACCGTCCACGGCGACCTGCTGCGCGTGCGCGGGAAGGGCGACAAGGAGCGCATCGTGCCCGTCGGCTCGTACGCGCGTGCCGCGGTGGAGGCGTACCTGACGCGCGTGCGCCCGGCGCTCGCGGCGAAGGGACGGGCCACGCCCCGGCTCTTCCTCGGGATGCGCGGGGCGCCGTTGTCGCGCCAGAGCGCCTGGCTCGTCATCCAGGCCGCCGCCGAGCGCGCGGGGCTGACCTCGCACGTGTCGCCCCACACGCTCCGCCATTCGTTCGCGACGCACCTGCTCCAGGGCGGTGCCGACGTGCGCGTGGTGCAGGAGCTTCTCGGCCACGCCTCCGTGGCGACCACCCAGATCTACACGCACGTGACGGTCGACGCGCTGCGCGACGTCTACGCCACCGCGCACCCGCGCGCGCGGTGA
- a CDS encoding ABC-F family ATP-binding cassette domain-containing protein: protein MTATLVAQNLAGGYGHRTLFDGVDLTVAPGDVIGVVGANGAGKSTLLRLLAGVDEPQGGTISLAPSDAFVGWLPQEHERVPGETVAAYIARRTGCAEATREMDATAAALGDPTVVGADDAYATALERWLASGAADLDERMPQVLADLGLDVGPDAEMTGLSGGQAARVGLAALLLSRFDIALLDEPTNDLDLDGLERLETFVRGLRGGVVLVSHDREFLARSVTRVLELDLAQNSHRIYGGGYDAYLEERATLRRQAREKYDEYAETKADLVARARMQREWSSQGVRNAMKKSPDNDKIRRKAATESSEKQAQKVRQMESRIARLEEVEEPRKEWQLEFTIGSAPRSSSVVSTLSGAVFRQGDFTLGPVSLQVNAGERIGITGPNGAGKSTLLRGILGRQTPDDGTASLGASVEIGEIDQARSLLVGERPLAETFEGFVPEMNSGEVRTLLAKFGLKADHVMRPVDGLSPGERTRAGLALLQARGINVLVLDEPTNHLDLPAIEQLEQALESYTGTLLLVTHDRRMLAAVETDRRWHVEAGVVTEL, encoded by the coding sequence ATGACCGCCACCCTCGTCGCGCAGAACCTCGCCGGGGGTTACGGCCACCGCACGCTCTTCGACGGCGTCGACCTCACGGTCGCCCCGGGAGATGTGATCGGGGTCGTCGGTGCGAACGGCGCGGGCAAGTCGACACTGCTGCGTCTGCTCGCGGGAGTCGACGAGCCGCAGGGCGGAACGATCAGTCTCGCGCCGTCCGACGCGTTCGTCGGCTGGCTGCCGCAGGAGCACGAGCGCGTCCCCGGCGAGACCGTCGCCGCGTACATCGCGCGGCGGACCGGTTGCGCCGAGGCGACGCGCGAGATGGATGCCACCGCGGCGGCCCTCGGCGACCCCACGGTCGTCGGTGCCGATGATGCCTACGCCACCGCCCTCGAGCGCTGGCTGGCCAGCGGCGCGGCCGACCTCGACGAGCGGATGCCGCAGGTGCTGGCCGACCTCGGACTCGACGTGGGACCGGATGCCGAGATGACGGGGCTGTCGGGTGGACAAGCTGCACGCGTGGGGCTCGCGGCGCTGCTGCTCTCGCGCTTCGACATCGCCCTGCTCGACGAGCCGACGAACGACCTCGACCTCGACGGTCTGGAACGGCTGGAGACGTTCGTGCGAGGACTTCGCGGCGGGGTTGTCCTGGTCAGTCACGACCGCGAGTTCCTGGCGCGGTCGGTCACCCGCGTGCTCGAGCTCGACCTCGCGCAGAACTCCCACCGCATCTACGGGGGCGGCTACGACGCGTACCTGGAGGAGCGCGCGACCCTGCGCCGGCAGGCGCGTGAGAAGTACGACGAGTACGCCGAGACCAAGGCCGACCTCGTCGCGCGCGCCCGCATGCAGCGCGAGTGGTCGAGCCAGGGTGTGCGCAACGCGATGAAGAAGTCGCCCGACAACGACAAGATCCGCCGCAAGGCGGCCACCGAGTCCAGCGAGAAGCAGGCGCAGAAGGTGCGCCAGATGGAGAGCCGGATCGCACGGCTCGAAGAGGTCGAGGAGCCGCGCAAGGAGTGGCAGCTGGAATTCACCATCGGTTCCGCTCCGCGATCGAGCTCGGTGGTGTCAACCCTGTCCGGAGCAGTCTTCCGACAGGGCGACTTCACTCTCGGCCCGGTTTCGCTGCAGGTCAACGCCGGGGAACGGATCGGCATCACCGGGCCGAACGGTGCCGGGAAATCGACCTTGCTGCGCGGCATCCTGGGTCGTCAGACGCCGGACGACGGAACGGCGAGCCTCGGCGCCAGCGTCGAGATCGGCGAGATCGACCAGGCCCGATCGCTGCTGGTGGGGGAGCGCCCGCTGGCGGAGACGTTCGAGGGCTTCGTTCCCGAGATGAACTCCGGCGAGGTGCGGACGCTGCTGGCCAAGTTCGGGCTCAAGGCCGATCACGTCATGCGCCCGGTCGACGGTCTGTCGCCGGGGGAGCGCACGCGCGCCGGGCTCGCGCTGCTGCAGGCGCGCGGAATCAACGTGCTGGTGCTGGACGAGCCGACCAACCATCTCGACCTGCCCGCGATCGAGCAGCTGGAGCAGGCGCTGGAGTCGTACACCGGCACGCTGCTGCTCGTCACGCACGACCGCCGCATGCTCGCGGCCGTCGAGACCGACCGGCGCTGGCACGTCGAGGCCGGGGTCGTGACCGAGCTGTAG
- a CDS encoding HAD-IIA family hydrolase, translating into MIFGRSKPEATPLDGIDVVLADLDGVVYAGPGALPHAVDSLNRAQTEGKRLGYITNNASRTDASVAQHLSSLGLRVEPSDVTTSPQAAMRLMKDLVPAGSTLLVVGGEGLVVEVEKAGFVVTRSADHAPAAVVQGFSPEVGWAQLAEAAYALATPVEDGGIPWVATNTDWTIPQARGIAPGNGTLVSAVHTAVGRLATIAGKPERPIFDEAVARTGAQAPLFIGDRLDTDIQGARAAEMPSVLVLTGIDRPKQVLAAIPSQRPDFIVEDLRQLFEPYPATVVKGDRTRVGDAIVEIDGVDLRIVSEGGRQIDLLRAGAAAIWNSGRAIFGFRVPERLYADPFRVR; encoded by the coding sequence GTGATCTTCGGGCGGAGCAAGCCGGAGGCGACCCCGCTCGACGGGATCGACGTGGTGCTCGCCGACCTCGACGGCGTCGTGTACGCCGGTCCGGGCGCACTGCCGCATGCCGTCGACAGCCTGAACCGCGCCCAGACCGAAGGGAAGCGCCTCGGGTACATCACCAACAACGCCTCCCGGACGGACGCCTCGGTCGCACAGCACCTCTCGTCGCTGGGGCTCCGTGTGGAGCCGTCCGACGTCACCACGAGCCCCCAGGCGGCGATGCGCCTGATGAAGGATCTCGTGCCGGCGGGGTCGACCCTGCTCGTCGTCGGCGGAGAGGGTCTCGTCGTCGAGGTCGAGAAGGCCGGCTTCGTCGTGACTCGCAGCGCCGACCACGCACCCGCCGCGGTCGTCCAGGGCTTCTCCCCAGAGGTCGGCTGGGCCCAGCTCGCCGAGGCGGCCTACGCGCTCGCGACGCCCGTCGAGGACGGCGGCATCCCGTGGGTCGCGACGAACACCGACTGGACGATCCCGCAGGCCCGCGGGATCGCGCCGGGGAACGGCACGCTCGTCTCCGCCGTGCACACCGCCGTCGGGCGCCTCGCGACGATCGCCGGCAAGCCCGAGCGGCCCATCTTCGACGAGGCCGTCGCCCGCACGGGCGCCCAGGCACCCCTCTTCATCGGCGACCGTCTCGACACCGACATCCAGGGCGCTCGCGCGGCGGAGATGCCCTCGGTGCTGGTGTTGACCGGCATCGATCGTCCGAAGCAGGTGCTGGCGGCCATCCCGTCGCAGCGGCCGGATTTCATCGTCGAAGATCTGCGTCAGCTCTTCGAGCCCTACCCCGCAACGGTCGTGAAGGGGGATCGCACCCGCGTGGGCGACGCGATCGTCGAGATCGACGGTGTCGACCTGCGCATCGTGTCGGAGGGTGGCCGTCAGATCGATCTGCTGCGCGCCGGCGCTGCGGCCATCTGGAACTCGGGCCGGGCGATCTTCGGTTTCCGTGTTCCGGAGCGCCTGTACGCCGACCCGTTCCGCGTCCGCTGA
- a CDS encoding CTP synthase, whose amino-acid sequence MQTSDAGHSDGTTFTTKHIFVTGGVVSSLGKGLTAASLGNLLTARGLRVVMQKLDPYLNVDPGTMNPFQHGEVFVTDDGAETDLDIGHYERFLDIELSQAANVTTGQIYSQVIARERRGEYLGDTVQVIPHITDEIKRRMRLQASESPQPDVIITEIGGTVGDIESQPFIESARQIRHELGRKNVFFVHVSLVPFMGASGEQKTKPTQHSVATLRSIGIQPDALVLRSDRPVTESNKRKIALMCDVDEDAVVNAIDVPSIYDIPTMLHDQGLDAYIVDALDIAKAADVDWTRWNRVLQAVHNPKHEVTIGLVGKYIDLPDAYLSVTEAIKAGGFGQETQVKITWIPSDLCETPEGAAKALGAVDGIIVPGGFGIRGIEGKLGALRFSREQGIPTLGICLGLQCMVIEYARTVAGLEGASSSEFDPDTAHPVVATMAEQVDILESGDLGGTMRLGLYPADLAEGSLAAEVYGANRISERHRHRYEVNNAYRQQLSDAGLVFSGLNPDLDLVEFVELPRDVHPYYIATQAHPELRSRPTEPHPLFRGLVAAALDRHRSSELFDVEED is encoded by the coding sequence ATGCAGACTTCGGACGCGGGACATTCAGACGGTACGACCTTCACGACGAAGCACATCTTCGTGACCGGAGGAGTCGTCTCCTCCCTCGGAAAAGGCCTGACGGCAGCGAGCCTCGGCAACCTTCTCACCGCCCGCGGACTCCGCGTGGTCATGCAGAAGCTCGACCCGTATCTCAACGTCGACCCGGGAACGATGAACCCGTTCCAGCACGGTGAGGTCTTCGTGACCGATGACGGTGCCGAGACCGACCTCGACATCGGCCACTACGAGCGCTTCCTCGACATCGAGCTCAGCCAGGCGGCCAACGTCACCACCGGCCAGATCTACTCGCAGGTCATCGCGCGCGAGCGACGGGGCGAATACCTCGGCGACACCGTCCAGGTGATCCCGCACATCACCGACGAGATCAAGCGCCGCATGCGCCTGCAGGCGAGCGAGAGCCCCCAGCCCGACGTCATCATCACCGAGATCGGCGGCACGGTCGGCGACATCGAGTCGCAGCCCTTCATCGAGTCCGCGCGCCAGATCCGTCACGAGCTGGGCCGCAAGAACGTCTTCTTCGTGCACGTCTCGCTCGTGCCGTTCATGGGCGCCTCGGGTGAGCAGAAGACCAAGCCCACGCAGCACTCCGTCGCGACGCTCCGCTCGATCGGCATCCAGCCCGACGCGCTCGTGCTGCGCAGCGACCGCCCCGTCACCGAGTCGAACAAGCGCAAGATCGCCCTCATGTGCGACGTCGACGAAGACGCGGTGGTCAACGCCATCGACGTGCCGAGCATCTACGACATCCCCACGATGCTGCACGACCAGGGTCTCGACGCCTACATCGTCGACGCGCTCGACATCGCCAAGGCGGCGGACGTCGACTGGACGCGCTGGAACCGCGTGCTGCAGGCGGTTCACAACCCCAAGCACGAGGTGACCATCGGGCTCGTCGGGAAGTACATCGACCTGCCCGACGCCTACCTCTCCGTGACCGAGGCGATCAAGGCCGGCGGGTTCGGGCAGGAGACCCAGGTGAAGATCACCTGGATCCCCTCCGACCTGTGCGAGACGCCCGAGGGTGCGGCCAAGGCGCTCGGTGCGGTCGACGGCATCATCGTGCCGGGTGGCTTCGGCATCCGGGGCATCGAGGGCAAGCTGGGCGCGCTGCGCTTCTCGCGGGAGCAGGGCATCCCCACGCTCGGCATCTGCCTGGGCCTGCAGTGCATGGTCATCGAGTACGCCCGCACGGTGGCCGGTCTCGAAGGTGCCTCGTCGAGCGAGTTCGACCCCGACACGGCGCACCCGGTCGTGGCGACGATGGCCGAGCAGGTCGACATCCTCGAGAGCGGCGACCTCGGCGGCACCATGCGCCTGGGCCTGTATCCCGCCGACCTCGCCGAGGGATCGCTCGCGGCCGAGGTGTACGGGGCGAACCGCATCTCCGAGCGCCACCGTCACCGTTACGAGGTCAACAACGCCTACCGCCAGCAGCTGAGCGACGCGGGGCTGGTGTTCTCGGGCCTGAACCCCGATCTGGACCTCGTCGAGTTCGTCGAGCTTCCCCGCGACGTGCACCCGTACTACATCGCCACACAGGCGCACCCCGAGCTGCGCTCCCGGCCGACCGAACCCCACCCGCTGTTCCGCGGACTGGTGGCGGCGGCGCTGGACCGTCACCGCTCGAGCGAGCTGTTCGACGTCGAGGAGGACTGA